A single Lolium perenne isolate Kyuss_39 chromosome 6, Kyuss_2.0, whole genome shotgun sequence DNA region contains:
- the LOC127305588 gene encoding uncharacterized protein, with product MAAAAALRTPATRSHLLLAARTFLRTGRNLSTNPPPPQTPTTVTAELLRLLSAAPAWTPDLVQAVSSTLSTASVPDVVVPVLRSLRNPSLAGPFFLLASSASSPQPLPPDAYNAVLPFLSYDPAALEKVLEEMSLLGYGLPNPACAALVATLVRSRRLEDAFRAIGAMRRLKFRPAFSAYTVLIGALADARQPERALELLRQMQEVGYEVGVPLFTTLVRALAREGRMDVALTLVDEVKGSCLEPDIVLYNVCIDCFGKAGNVDVAWKFFHELRAQGLRPDDVSYTSMIWVLCKAGRLGEAEELFGQMEVERDVPCAYAYNTMIMGYGSAARFDDAYRLLEQLRERGCIPSVVSFNSILTCLGKKRKVDEALSLLDIMKKDAKPNTSTYNIVIDMLCMAGRVNEAYKIRDEMELAGLFPNLLTVNIMVDRLCKAKQLEEAHKIFESASQRGCNPDSVTYCSLMDGLGKKGKIDEAYRLFEKMLDAGHNANPVVYTSLIRNFFMHGRKEDGHKIFKEMVRRGCHPDLTLINTYMDCVFKVGEVERGRAIFEDIKSYGFLPDVRSYSILIHGLTKAGQARETSNIFQAMTQQGFALDARAYNAVIDGLCKSGKVDKAYEVLEEMKLKHVSPTVATYGSIVDGLAKIDRLDEAYMLFEEAKSKGIELNVVLYSSLIDGFGKVGRIDEAYLILEEMMKKGLTPNFYTWNCLIDALVKAEEINEALICFQSMKEMKCQPNTYTYSILINGLCRVQKYNKAFVFWQDMQKQGLTPNVVTYTTMISGLAKVGNITDACSLFERFKTNGGVPDSACFNALIEGMSNANRATEAYHVFEEARQRGCRVNVTTCISLLDALNKSECLEQAAVVGAVLSEIAKSQHASRSL from the coding sequence atggcggcggcggcggcgctgcgtaCGCCGGCGACTCGCAGCCACCTCCTCCTCGCCGCCCGCACGTTTCTCCGGACAGGCCGCAACCTCTCCACCAACCCACCACCCCCGCAGACACCCACCACAGTCACCGCCGAGCTCCTCCGCCTCCTCTCCGCCGCCCCTGCCTGGACACCCGACCTCGTCCAGGCCGTCTCCTCCACTCTCTCCACCGCCTCCGTCCCCGATGTCGTGGTACCCGTCCTCCGCTCCCTCAGGAACCCTTCCCTCGCCGGTCCCTTCTTCCTCCtagcctcctccgcctcctctccCCAACCTCTTCCCCCCGACGCCTACAACGCCGTGCTCCCATTCCTCTCCTACGACCCGGCGGCTCTAGAGAAAGTCCTCGAAGAGATGTCCCTCCTAGGCTACGGCCTCCCAAATCCTGCCTGCGCGGCTCTTGTCGCCACCCTCGTCCGCTCCCGCCGCCTGGAGGACGCCTTCCGTGCAATCGGGGCCATGCGGCGGCTCAAGTTCCGCCCGGCCTTCTCAGCCTACACCGTGCTGATTGGGGCGCTGGCGGATGCACGGCAGCCCGAGCGTGCGCTGGAGCTGCTGCGGCAGATGCAGGAGGTCGGCTATGAGGTAGGCGTGCCTCTTTTCACGACATTGGTGCGCGCCCTGGCACGCGAGGGGCGGATGGATGTCGCATTGACGCTGGTCGACGAGGTGAAGGGGAGCTGCCTTGAGCCGGATATTGTCTTGTACAATGTGTGCATTGATTGTTTTGGGAAGGCTGGGAATGTGGACGTGGCCTGGAAGTTCTTTCATGAGCTGAGAGCACAGGGTCTCCGGCCAGATGATGTATCGTACACGAGCATGATTTGGGTGCTTTGCAAGGCAGGGAGGCTAGGTGAGGCCGAGGAGTTATTTGGGCAGATGGAGGTGGAAAGGGATGTGCCTTGTGCTTACGCTTATAACACTATGATCATGGGATATGGGTCAGCTGCCCGGTTTGATGATGCTTACAGGCTGCTTGAGCAGTTGAGGGAGAGGGGATGTATCCCGTCTGTCGTGTCATTTAATTCAATTCTCACTTGCCTCGGCAAGAAGAGGAAGGTTGATGAGGCACTGAGCTTGCTTGACATCATGAAGAAGGATGCGAAGCCAAATACCTCGACTTATAACATCGTTATTGATATGCTGTGCATGGCTGGGAGGGTTAATGAGGCATATAAGATACGTGATGAGATGGAGCTAGCTGGTCTGTTTCCTAACTTGTTGACAGTTAATATAATGGTGGATAGGCTGTGCAAGGCAAAGCAGCTTGAGGAGGCCCATAAGATATTTGAAAGTGCGAGTCAGAGAGGTTGCAATCCTGATTCTGTGACGTACTGTTCCCTTATGGATGGCCTTGGAAAGAAGGGAAAGATTGATGAGGCCTATAGGCTATTTGAGAAAATGTTGGATGCAGGCCACAATGCTAATCCTGTCGTATATACCTCCTTGATCAGGAACTTTTTCATGCATGGAAGGAAAGAAGATGGGCACAAGATTTTCAAAGAGATGGTCCGTCGAGGATGCCATCCTGATCTCACCCTAATTAATACATATATGGATTGTGTTTTCAAAGTGGGTGAGGTTGAAAGGGGAAGAGCAATTTTTGAGGACATCAAGAGTTATGGATTTCTTCCTGATGTCCGAAGTTATTCCATTTTGATTCATGGGCTCACGAAAGCTGGCCAGGCTAGAGAAACATCCAATATTTTTCAGGCAATGACTCAACAAGGCTTTGCTCTTGATGCTCGAGCTTACAATGCTGTTATTGATGGATTATGCAAATCTGGAAAGGTAGACAAGGCCTATGAAGTTCTTGAGGAGATGAAGCTAAAACATGTATCTCCTACAGTTGCTACATATGGATCGATTGTTGATGGTCTGGCCAAGATTGATAGGTTAGATGAGGCTTACATGCTTTTTGAGGAAGCAAAATCGAAAGGAATAGAATTGAATGTTGTTTTATACAGTTCTCTCATAGATGGTTTTGGGAAGGTTGGTAGGATAGATGAAGCTTATTTAATTTTAGAAGAGATGATGAAGAAGGGTCTGACTCCAAATTTTTATACATGGAATTGTCTCATAGATGCTTTGGTGAAAGCTGAAGAAATCAATGAGGCCCTTATTTGTTTCCAGTCAATGAAGGAAATGAAATGTCAACCAAACACTTATACATACAGCATTCTTATAAATGGCCTTTGCCGGGTACAGAAGTACAATAAGGCTTTTGTATTCTGGCAAGATATGCAGAAACAGGGTTTGACCCCAAATGTCGTCACTTACACAACCATGATCTCTGGGCTTGCAAAGGTAGGGAACATAACAGATGCTTGCAGCCTCTTTGAGAGGTTCAAAACCAATGGTGGAGTCCCTGACTCTGCATGTTTCAATGCTCTCATAGAGGGTATGAGCAATGCAAACAGAGCAACAGAGGCTTATCACGTATTTGAAGAAGCTCGTCAAAGGGGATGTAGAGTCAATGTGACGACATGCATCAGTCTTTTAGATGCTTTGAATAAGTCTGAATGTCTTGAGCAAGCTGCGGTTGTTGGTGCAGTTCTGAGCGAGATTGCCAAGTCCCAGCATGCTTCTAGATCCTTGTAA